The Cinclus cinclus chromosome 28, bCinCin1.1, whole genome shotgun sequence DNA window tgcAAATCCCAGCAGAGCCCCGGGAAAGGGGAATGGTCTGCTGGAATTCCGGGGGCTTCCCAGGTTGCAACAGGTCTGGAGAGCTCAAAGGTGTGAATTGTGGTGTTCCTGCCCTTTCCAGGTCCTGATTAGGCTTTGCCcactgatttttccttttcttattgAGGCacatgaggaagaaaagggggagaaaaaccCAAATGAGCCACGAAAGTCTCTTTTTGttccccttttttgttttgctcacAAATACATCTCACATGCTCCTTACATAGAAAACTGTGCCAGGTCTGCACTGCCCTTTGCTCCCACTGTGAATGTCCATGCCcaaccccctccccaccctcccagcccccCTCCAACCCCCCTCCcaaggttaaaaaaaccccagacacCAAACAGGACCCTGGTAGGACACTGCATGCATGGCTCGAGGGTGAGGGGCACCGGGCATGTGGGGCCAGGGGACAGCCAgacccatggcagggatggatggagggatggatgatggagagggatggggatggatggatgatggatggatggacggatgggGGGCACCCTGTGAGAGCAGAACAGGGTTGGGGGGCACGTTCTGAGCAGCCATTTATGCCCCACAAAGCTCCCAACCACTCGGATGCTCCGGTGCCACTCCAGGATGCCTATCAGGGGATGGGCAGCTGCCcactccagctcccagcctcaCCACCATGGCTGGAGAAGGGACATCCAGGTGGGGAACAACCCTGCAGGAACGGGGACAGAGGTGGGACCTGCAACAACCCCAGGGTGCACATaggaggagacagaggagaaggaagcaATGAACTCCTAGGATCCTTCAGGTCACATCCAGGCTCTTCATTCCAGCTTCATTCCTTCTCTCACGCCCcgaagcagagccagggctgggatggggaggtaGAAACCACccctgtggcagcagggaggagcccCAGGGCCATTGACCCGAGGTCCTCAGTGCCGGAGGGTGCAGAATCTGGGATGGAGGTGTCAGCCAGGACCTTCTCCTGGACTGCTTGTTCCCAacttttctcttctctcctggGCCCTAGGGCCACCCTGCACAGGATGACCcaggtcctgctctcctgcagatTTCAACTTTGCAACTCAAAGAAAATGAAGCCAAAAGTGCCTTTTGAACCCGCAGGAATCCCAATCCCCCTCGGGTGGATGCAGATGGAGGAAGTGGGGCGGGGAAGGGGAGGCTTGCATTGCCCTGGGGTTGCTCTTCCTGATATTAATGATCTTGGCCtcattctgcttttttccccccttttatttctttctgacaCCTcctcagagcctggccctggagGCTTATTATTGCTTGTGCAGAAGTGTCCCCGGGCACCCACACTGGCAGATGCTGGATCTTAAATCCACGGATGAGAAGCTCTCAAGGCACATCCGTGCCCGGGCTGGGGGAGTCtgtctttgtctttttctgtctttatccCCCCAGTTCGGCACAACCTCCCCAGTCCCACATTGCCCCGGAAGACATTTCTCTTggaaattcattaaaaaaaaaaaatcggacCAAGACCCCTACCAACACCAAGAAAAGAACCACAAACTACCAGGAAAGTTTTCTGAAGAGTCCCTtacaaaaaaggggaaagggtgGGGGGAAAACAGGAAGCATTTTTCTCCCAGGCCCAAACACTGCTGATCTTTTGGCTCAAGAAATGCATAGTTGGTAGCAAAAACCTCACTACATCAGGAGCCCCTGGGATGGCCCCTGAGCCCTGAGGCTTCTCCACAGGGTTGGGACATCGGGGTCATCCCTCCCCGACCCTGAGGTCCCCACTGTTCCGACCCTGCTGGCCTGTGGCACCTCTGATTCCAGCCATGTCCCAGCACAGCGAGGCACTCTGCCAGCTCCGGGACACGGCCGGTGCTCCCACAGCCCTCCCGGCCCCTTCCCACCACGGCCATGCCCAGGGCCAGGCAGCAGACAACGGTTCTCCTCTGGAAGAGGCTCAGATCATCTTCATGTTGAATTTCCTGGCCCCTCCTTGGCcggtggtggtggtgggacCATCCACCTTGCGGAAGGAATATTCCACGGAGAAGTTGTTCTTGTGCTGCCCCCGCCCGCGGCTCCAGACgaagagcaggaggaagcagaagagcaCCACACCCAAGAAGGTGATGCAGCCCATGGCCGTGGAGACCAGGATGGTCTTGAGGTCCAAGGTGAACTTCAAGAAGACCTGGGTGTCGTTGTGGAAGGTGTCGTTGAAGTCGCTGAGGTACAAGGTCCGGTTGGCGTGGTGGGCGCCGTCGGCCGGGCGCCCCTTGACCGTCAGCGTGGCGAAGTAGGTGTCGTTGCCGCCGGCGTTGCTGGCGATGCAGATGTAGGTGCCGCTGTCCTGCACCTGGGCAAAGCGGATCTCCAGGGTGCCCCCAGGCAGCACCGTGGCCCTCCCCGTGCTGCGGGTGGTGATCATGCGGTGCTGGGGGGACACCCAGGCGATGGAGGGGTCGGGCTCCCCATCGGCCCGGCACAGGAAGGACACGGACTGCCCCTCCCGCGCCGTCACGTGCTGCAGCTTCCGATCCCGGATCTTGGGCTTCTGGCAGGTGAAGTACTCGAAGAGCACCGAGTCTGGGAAGTCGCGCAGGGCGTTGCCCTGGATTTCGGGCGGCGAGGAGCACATGGGCTGCTGCCCGTCGAAGTTGAGCGTCTTCCGCCGCTGCAGGATCCAGAGGAGCCGGCAGTCGCAGGCCAGGGGGTTCCTGTCCACCCGCAGCGTCTCCAGCGTGTTGACTGAGTGGAAGGTGCTCTCCTCCAGAGTGGACAAGAAGTTGCTGGAGAGGTTGAGCAGCCGGATCTGTCTCAGGCCAGAGAAAGCCTGTGGCTCCACGGACACCAGGAGAGCGCCCACGAtgtggagctcctggagccGGATGAGGTCTTTAAAGGAACCCCTCAGCACAGTGCTAATGGGGTTGTAGGACAGGTTGAGGTACCGCAGGTACACCAAGTTCCTCAAGGCAGCGGCGGGCACGGCTGTGATGTTGGTGTAGGTGATGGACAGCGAGGTGAGGTTCAGGCCCTGGAAGCTGGTGGGGGACACCTCCTCCAGCAGTGGCCAGTTGTCgatctccagctgcaggagatTGTAGAGCTTCTTGAAGTTCTGGTCCTCCAGCGCAGAGATGCTGAGGTGCCGGAGCCGCAGCAcctccaggttctgcaggtaGGACAGCGACTCGGCCGAGATGGAGGTCAGGTTGCACTTCTCAATGGtcagctgctccaggcccaGCAGCCCCGAGAAGGCACGCTGGGAGATGTACACCAGGTCGTTGTCACCCACCTCCAGGCTCTTCAGGTTGTGCAGATCCTGGAACATGTAGTCCAGCAGGATGACGAGCTTGTTTTCGCTGATGTCCAGCAGGGTCAGGTTGGTCAGCTTGGTGAAGACCCCCGGGGGAATGAGCTTGAGCTGGTTCCCCCGCAGCCGCAGGGTCTGCAGGTTGAACAGGTTGCTGAAAGCACCGGGCTCCACATTGGAGATGATGTTCTCGCTGAaatccagc harbors:
- the LINGO3 gene encoding leucine-rich repeat and immunoglobulin-like domain-containing nogo receptor-interacting protein 3 yields the protein MPHTMTWWLPVLALHVVLLSPQTGACPARCECAPQLRSVLCHRKRLTAIPEGIPTETRVLELNKNRIRCLNPGDLSPYPLLEELDFSENIISNVEPGAFSNLFNLQTLRLRGNQLKLIPPGVFTKLTNLTLLDISENKLVILLDYMFQDLHNLKSLEVGDNDLVYISQRAFSGLLGLEQLTIEKCNLTSISAESLSYLQNLEVLRLRHLSISALEDQNFKKLYNLLQLEIDNWPLLEEVSPTSFQGLNLTSLSITYTNITAVPAAALRNLVYLRYLNLSYNPISTVLRGSFKDLIRLQELHIVGALLVSVEPQAFSGLRQIRLLNLSSNFLSTLEESTFHSVNTLETLRVDRNPLACDCRLLWILQRRKTLNFDGQQPMCSSPPEIQGNALRDFPDSVLFEYFTCQKPKIRDRKLQHVTAREGQSVSFLCRADGEPDPSIAWVSPQHRMITTRSTGRATVLPGGTLEIRFAQVQDSGTYICIASNAGGNDTYFATLTVKGRPADGAHHANRTLYLSDFNDTFHNDTQVFLKFTLDLKTILVSTAMGCITFLGVVLFCFLLLFVWSRGRGQHKNNFSVEYSFRKVDGPTTTTGQGGARKFNMKMI